TCGTGTATTGTGTTCAGTATGTCCCGATATCCAGCAATCTCCTGTTCATCTCGGTTATGTGGCGTTGTTTTCTCTTCCACCAACTGCCGTAGCCTTGCGTTCGATGTCCCAATCCCTTCTATCTTGTTCGAACTCTCAGTACTTTGAATCCTAGCCAAATCAATCAGACGTTCAAGCTCGACAGGTTTCTGCCTGAAGAATAATTCCTGCTTTCCCTTGTACTCATGAATCTGAGCGACAAATGAGAGTATCTCACTGTCCCAAGAGCTCTTGCTTAATTTGCTGTAATCGAATTGACGCATTTTTCTCCCACCTACTGACTTATTCTCCCACAGAATATCACTTCATGGGAGATTGTCAATAACCGGGGGAGAATAATGAGGGTACAATTTCTCTCATGCATTTCCAGAATTACCAGAAAAACAGATAGGTCCAGTCTCGTAATCACGCCCTAGGATGAGTGGTTTCTTATGGCCCTCAGGAACCCAGGCACACCCCGATATCCTTCGCACAGGTGATCAGGTAGTGGTCCTTGGGAATATATTTGACAGGACCTGCAACTTTCTCCAAGGGGACTGTTACAATCTTGTTGTCCTGGACAGCCATCATATTTCCCCACTTGTCCTTCATAATCTCCTGGGCACATCGACTACCCAATGAGGTTGAAAGCAAACGGTCATAGGGAGTGGGAGTGCCACCACGCTGTACATAACCGAGAATGGTTACCCTAGCCTCCCTTCCGGTGAGACGCTCCAGGTTGGCTGCCAGCTCTGGGGTACGGGTCTTAAGCATCGCCTCAACCTTCTCCTTGCCATCCTCCTCTTCAAGTACCTTTGCCATACTCTTGGACATGGCTCCCTCAGCAACCACCACAATACTGAACTTCTTCCCTTCCCTCGTTCGTCTAAGAATTGCATCAGCGACCACCTGTTCATCATAGGGAACCTCTGGAAGCAGAATCACATCAGCACCACCGGCAAGACCAGCTCCAAGTGCAAGCCAACCAACCTTGTGGCCCATGGTCTCCAGGATGATGATTCTATGATGGCTGCTCGCGGTACTATGCAGCCGGTCGACTGCCTCGGTTGCAATCATCATCGCTGTATCATAGCCGAAGGAAACATCCGTATGCATCACATCATTGTCGATGGTCTTGGGAAGCGTCAGGACATTCAAACCTGCGCTGGCCAATCGGTAGGAGTTCTTCTGGGTTCCCCCACCCCCAAGACATACAAGACCACTGAGGTGATTGGAGTGGTAGTTTTCGACAATGACATCGGTCATGTCCATGATCTTCCCACCTACCGGCATTTTGTGGGGCTTGTCACGACTGGAGCCAAGAATGGTGCCACCCCGAGTGATGATACCCGAGAGGTATGCATCATTGAGTTCCACAAATCGATTTTCCATCAAACCACGATACCCATCCAAGTACCCGATCAAAGTGTAACCACCCTCGTGAAGTAATGTCTTGCCTACTGCGCGTATCGCCGAATTCAATCCAGGGGTATCTCCTCCAGAGGTCAGGATCCCAATCAATTTGCTCATCGATATTACTCCTTTTTCCCAGTACGCTCACTCGGTGAACGCTGTCGTAGATATGGTACCAACTCACCATACAGACCACGGAAAGCAAGTGCTCCTTTCCCCTTTGCATTGCTTGTCACTACCGGTTTCTGTATCTCACCCATCTTTTCTATCTCACTTGCGAAAGGAATCACCGTTTGCAGTGCCTCTTTTCTCTGCAACAACTCCCGGGTAGTCTCTACCTGCAGCTTCTTTCTTCTGTCAAGCATGGAAACAACCATATACACCCGTGTATCCTTCTGCTCCAAACGTTCCAACTCACCCAGCAATTGATCATAGGCGAGCACTGCAAAGGGAGTAGGAACGACCGGGACTAGCAGCATATCTGAGGCATACAGGACATTCTCACTGACCAAACTCATGGTCGGGGAGGCATCAATAATGACCAGGTCATAGGTTGTACTCAACTCTTCCAGTCGTTTTTCCAACCGGTGATGGGAGTGCTTCTTTGCATCAAAGAGAATGGAAAGATAGCGATATGCCATTGAGGAAGGCAGCACATCCAGGGAAGAGAAGCTGGTGGCCTGGATTTGCTTCGTCAATTGCTTTCCGCCCTTCACCAATGCAGTTGCATCATGGCTCTTCCTTGGCTTTACATCCAGCAAGTAGCTGCTTGAACCCAAGGGGTCAAGATCGAGCAACAATGTCCGCTGTCCAGCCATCGCAGAGAGCACGGCCAGATTCACACTGATGGTGCTCTTTCCTACTCCCCCCTTGATGCTGTACACGGCCAGTGTTGTCATGTCATCTCCTCCCAGTACTCACTACTCAAATGACGATACTCACCCACCAGGTGTTGCACTTCCTTCTCCAGGTCAACCAAGACCCGCAGGGTTTCAATGGGTGGTTTCTTCTGTTTTACCAGCAAGTCCTGCAAGAGGATCAGGTCATGCCACTTGCCAAGAATCTTCTCAAGCTCATACAACCTCTTATCCTGTTTTACCGATGCCATCCCGCTCACAGCAAGCAGAGATCGTACCCTTCTACGGACCTTGTGCATCGCCTGTACATCCCTCGCTGAGTGAACCTTGTGCACTGCCTTCACCAAACGCCTGTGGGCCTTCGCCACCATAACCTTCGGGTGATACCCCGAGAAGGCGAATCTGTTCTCCTCCAGTAGCTGGCGAATGTCTGAAGCAAAGGAAGACGGCAACGCTTCATTCAAAGCTGAAAGGTGCTTCTCCATCTTCAGATGCTTTTTCTCATCTTCCAATCCTTTCTCCTCCAACAGCTGGCTAAGAACATGGTCATCACGGACTTTCCCTGCATATTTGACCAGTCTCTTCAGTAATCGTTTGATCTCCTTCCGCTTGTCCTTGGAGAGTCCAGCACCAATAAGAGGGACCATCTGGCGGAGATTGCACATTGCTGTCCTGAATGCGTGCAAGGATTTCATATCCTTTAGATTAGAAGCATGTTCAGAGATAATGGCTACCTGTTTCTCACACCAACCAATGATGGGACTGTTGCACATCTCCTTGAAAGCCGGCACTGCCAGCAAACCCTCCAGTTGCTCTTGGGTACCAGGGAGAGGAAAGAGTTCAAGGCGCAATTCCTCAGGGAAGTATCTCACCTCCCCTACGGGCTGTTCATCAAGAAGCAAAGTGCCCTCAAGCGGAATGGAGGCCTCCTTCCAGAGAATTCGGTAGGGAGAAAATAGCTGCTCCCATGTCTCAGGAGCAGACTGGGTTTCAAATAACAGGTAGTACGGGCCGTTTTTGTTCATAGGTTTTCCTCCAACTGATGCTGATACCAGAGATACAGATCCCGTTGTGCTCGTTTCTCATTCGGTTCACCTTTCTGCAGACGTTGATTGAAATTTTCTTCATGGAGGCTGAAGGAAGAGGCTGTATCGTTCCAGTGCGCCTGCAGGAACAACTCCAGCTCTTCCTTGATCCTATCATCATAGACAGGAACCATGACCTCGATACGCGTATCGAGATTGCGTTCCATCCAATCGGCGGACCCAATAAAATAGAGTGGCTCTCCCTTGTTGTGGAACTTCACCACCCTGGTATGCTCAAGATAGCGGTCTATCAGGGCCTTCCCCCGCACATTGGTTTGCTCCGGGAAGAGGGCCATGGAACAGATTCCCCTGATCATCAAGGTAATGGAGACACCACTCCTCTCTGCCTTGATCAAATGCTTGATCATTCCCTCATCAACCAGATTGTTCAACTTGAGAGTGATCTCTGCAGGTCTGCCCTCCTTCGCTTCCTCCATCTCCTTCTTGATCAGTGAGATGAAACGCTTACGGGTATGGAAGGGGGAGACGATCAGGTGCTTGAACTTGATATCTGCAAACCCACGGTCCAGAAGCGTAAAGAGCAGGTCGATCTCCTGCGTTAGATTGGGGTTGGAGGTAAGCAGAAGGTGGTCACTGTACTGACTTGCCGTCACCTCGTTGAAATTCCCTGTACCGATGATGGCAATCTTCTTCTGTTTCTTACCACTGTAACGGGTGATAAGCCCAAGCTTGCTGTGCACCTTCATCCCCTCAACCCCACTGATCAGGGTGATGTGGCGTTCACGGGTGAGGGTCTCGGTCCACTGCATGTTGATCTCCTCGTCAAAACGAGCCTGGAGCTCCAGGTACAACACAATCTCCTTTCCGTTCCGTGCAGCATTTCTCAGCGCGTTGATCACATTGGAGTTTTCCGGTACGCGGTAGAGGGTCATCTTGATCCCCTGGACCGTCCTATCCAAAGCAGCTTCACGAAGCAGGTCAATGATGCAGTCATAGCTGTGGTACGGGAGTGTCACCAGGTGATCACGCTCATCAATCTGGTCAAGCAGGCTCCTCTCCTCCCTCAATGTATGGTGAGGCAAGGGAGGCTGTTCCTCGAAATACAACTGTTCATTGCCTACCTTGGGAAAATGCAACAGGTCCCTTGCATTGTGATATCGGCCACCCGGTATGATGATCCTGCACTGTTTCAGCTGTGCATGTTCCATGATGTAGTCAAGCATCGGCTTGGGTAACTCACGGTCATAGACAAACCTGACTGGGTCCCCCTGGCTGCGTTGCTTGATGGAGGATGAGAGTTTCTCATAGAGACTTCTCGTGATCTCATCAGTCAGGTCATACTCACCGTCCCGGGTTATCTTGATGGTATAGGCATCATAGCAGTCATAACTGAATGCCTTGAAGATGTCTGCCAACTTGAATCTGATTACATCCTCGAGGGCAATGAAGTGATGCCAACCGCCCCGGGAAGGAAGCTTCACATAGCGCTGGATCAGATCACTGGGAACCTCGATCAGTGCGTAGCGAAAATCCTTCGGGTCACTCTTGTGGTACATATGGACCGCAAGGTAGAGGGTTACATGCTTGAGATAGGGAAATGGCAGTTTTGGATCCAGGAGAATCGGGAACAAGCGGTTACGGAGTGTCTGTCGGAAAAAATCCTGCAAGTAGTTTTGCTGTTCATCGGTTAGTGATGATTCATCCACAATGGATATATGATGAGTCCTCAGAGTCCTGAAGAGTTGCTCAACCACCCTATCCATCCGGTCATTGAGTCGCTTCACTTCCTTGAGAATCTGTTTGATCAAGGTCTTGGGATTCCCGCTCTCCTTGAGCTTGTAGTGCTCTGGGTCGAGGAGAGCACGGTGAATTGATCCAACCCTCACTGCATAGAACTCATCCAGGTTCGATGAGAATATTCCAATGAACTTCATGCGTTCCATCAAGGGAATATTCGGATTCTCGGCACTCATCAACACCCGTTCATTGAAACTCAGCCATCTCAGTTCGCGATTCACATATTCTTTTTTTGAACCCATCGCTTTGCTCCATGTAGTTTCTCTTCCCTACAAAACCAGTATACGGGCCTCAATGAATACCTGTCCACGTCGAATTATGAGAATTGTGTTAAATATACTGCATTTATGTCAATTTTGTTCCATCTTTTACGGTTTTGGTAGTTTGAGAACCTTCTGATCCCCGAGGGTATGTTCCCCTTCAATTTTTTGGTATATTGAGAGCGTGAACGGAGGATTCATGGAAAATTTGCTTACACAATATGCACGTCTTGTCATCGAGGTGCAATTGAAACTACGTGAGGGTGACAGCCTCTCCATCAACAGCGAGGCAAGTACGCTGACTTTTGCGAGGCTGCTTGCCCAGAAGGCCGCACTTGCAACCAGGCAGACGGTCACCATCGTACATACCAACCATGGGAAGGTGGTGGATGCCATACCCATTGAACCAATAGAGAAGGAAATCTTCCGTCCCCCAGTACAGGGAGCCGTCATGTGCCATATTGTCGACCTGGACGAGCACCCATACCTTACGCCAACCGACCTCAACACAGCAGCGGAGGAAGTAACCACCCTGGGGAAATACGGATTGCTCGCCGATCCCGTCTTCCTTGACCGGAGGATTGCCGTGCCCTGGGCCAATATCCCCTATCCAGGCCCCCGATGGGCGTTGCAGTTGCTTGGGACCCAAGCAAGTGAGGAGGATATGTGGAGACTTTTCACCACACTCTATCGTATCGAAGATGAGCACGGCTTCCGCTTCTGGGAAGAACAGGGAAACCTCCTGGCATACAGGAAACAGAAACTGAATGAACGCGGACGGTGTAGAATCCGTTTGGTCGGGGACCTTTGGGAGATTGGGGCTACCATGGCCAAGGACACGCTCTGGGCCGGAGGCAGACAAACCCTGCCCAGCCAGCGCTCGTTTTTCTCTTCCCTCCCTGTGCAGGCAATTCATGCTGCCCTGGATGGAAAAAGTGCCAAGGGAACCTTCACCTCATCAAGACCCTTCTATGTCCTTGGACAGGTAGTAAAGGGAGCACGGTTCACCGTGGAAGATGGATTGGTCACAGAGTATGCAGCACAGACTGGGAAAGAAGCACTCACTGCACTCTTCTCTGTTGATGAGAATGCCAAAAGAGTAAGTGAAATCTCACTTGCCGATCATGATACCGTTGAAAGCCACTACCTGGAAAAATCTATCCATCCACACTTTGCACGGGAAATGACCAGCACGATTGTGCTGGGAGGATTCTCCCTGGACAATCTGACCACTCAACAGTATGAAGGTGATATAGAAGAGAGTGCCCTTTGCAGCTCCCTGGTGAGAGTGGCGGTACCTGTCGGGGACAGCCACCTTTCGGTAACGCTGCATAGCGAGGATGGGAGCGAGTCATCTGTAATGGAAGAGGGAATATTCACAGAGGAGGGACTGGTATGAACAAACAGGAAATTGAGAGATATGCGGACCTGATCATCAAAGGGGGGATCAACCTGCAGAGAGGGAAAGGGGTTGTCATCACCACAGGACCGGGCACCTATTATTTCGCCCGCGAACTGAGCAAGTCAGCTTATCGCCATGGGGCAAGCTATGTGCAGGTCCTGCTTGATGACCTGGATGTCCTCTCAGAGAGGTTGAAGCATCAGGATGAAGATGCATTGAAATTCAACCCACATTTCCTCAAGGCATTCGACTACGAGTTTGTCAGTGAGGGCTGGTCCCATATCAGGATCGACAGCACCGAGGAGCGGCTCGACCATGCTCCACTTGATGGAGCGAAGAACCAGATATTGGGAAAGGCAAAACGTCAGTTCAGTGAAGCAAAAACCAAGAAGCTGATGCGTCACCAGCTCCCTTGGTGTGTCTGTGTAGCCCCCGGACCCCTCTGGGCAAAGCAGGTACTGGGAGAGGAGGCAACCACTGATGACCTCATGAAGGTCCTGACCCCTATCCTGCTCCTTGACACAGATGATCCTATCAAGGCCTGGAATGAGAAAGCTTCCCTGCTGAGGAAGCGCCAGGAATATCTCAATGGGCTTGGGATCGATGCATTGCACTACCAGAGCAGCAAGAGTGACCTGAGAATTGGGTTCACAGAGAGAGCACACTTCACCGGAGGAAGTGAGACACTCCCCGATGGAAGGGAATTCTTTGCCAACCTCCCCACTGAGGAGATATTCACCACCCCTGACAACCTCAGGGCAGAAGGATACATCACCACGACCAAACCTGTTGAGGTGTTGAACACAACCACCGAGGAGGTCCGCTTTGTATTCAAGGATGGAGAGGTGGTTGAATACCAGGCCAAGAAAGGCCAGGATGCACTGGACAGGTTCTTTGCCATAGATGAGGGCACCCGTAGACTCGGGGAGGTTGCCTTGGTGGATGAGACCAGCCCAATCGCAAAAAGCAATCTCGTCTTCAACTCAATCCTGCTTGATGAGAATGCTTCCTGCCACCTTGCTCTCGGAGAAGGCTATCCCTCTGCGCTCAAGGATGGGGCAACCCTGGATACCAAGGAACAGCTGCAACAAGCACATTGCAATACCAGCCTGATGCATATAGACTTCATGGTCGGCTCCCCGGACATGAAAATAACCGCCCATACTCGTGATGGACGGCAAGTGGTGATCATGGAAAACGGGATGTTTACCTTCTAGTTGAGTTCCTGGATGAGTTTCAGACCATCGAGGGTATGCATGGAGGAAATCTGGTTGATCCGGTCAATGAGCGGGGCGATGGTCCTGCTCAAGCCACCGGTAGCTATGACATAGACCTCCTTGCCTATCTCCTGTTCCACTCGCTCGATCATGGTTGTCACCATTCCCGCGTAGCCATACATGATTCCACTCCTGATTGAGTCCTGGCTGTTCTGGCCCAAGACAGAGGGGGGAATCTTCAGTTCTACCTGGGGAAGTTGCGCGGTATTCCCGAAGAGGGCGTTCACCGCAGTAACCAGACCGGGGGCGATGGAAACCCCAAGGACGGAACCATCGCAGTCAACCGTAGCAAGGGTAAGTGCGGTACCGAAATCCACCACAACCACAGCATGGTCCGGACATGCAAAATGTGCCTGGGCAAGGTTTGCCAACAAGTCACTTCCCAATTCAGCAGGGATGGTCTCTTTTCTCAGGCCACTGTTCACCCTGTGGTCTACCATCAAGGGTTGCACATCGAACAACCTGATGATGTTTTTCTGCATTGACCTGGTCAGGTTGGGTACAACCGAGCTGATCACAGCCCGGTTGATATCATGCTTGAAGAGCTGGGAATGACTCAGCAGGCTCTCCAATACAACAAAATACTCATCGCTGGTTTTTCGTTGGTCGCTGTAAATCCTGTAGGAATGTATCCATTTCTGCCCATCATGGACAGCAATCACGATATTCGTATTTCCAATATCTACAGCTAGCAGCATGAGACCTCCTTATAGGGCCATGGCATGATGGGAACCACTGTACATCTCATCACGCAACACCTTAATGGATTCGTCATTGAAATAGTCCTCGAATCCAATCAGCCTGTCAATGACACCGGACGGGGTGAATTCCACGATGCGGTTTGCAATCGATTCAACAAACTGGTGGTCATGGCTGTTGAAAAGCAAGACACCACTGAATTCAATCAATCCATCGTTGAGGGCGGTGATGGCCTCCAGGTCCAGATGGCTTGTCGGTTCGTCCAGGATCATGCAATTGGCCTGCTCCAGCATCATGCGTGCAAGCACGACGCGGACCTTCTCCCCTCCACTGAGAACCGTACAGTCCTTCAGTGCCTCATCCCCGCTGAAGAGCATCCTGCCAAGGAAGGAGCGAATGTAGGTATCATCCTTATCACTGCTGTAGGTCCTGAGCCAATCGGTAATGGAGACGTGCTCATTGAAGAGGTGTGCGTTGTTCTTGGGGAAGTATGAGAGGCTGGTGGTTACCCCCCACTCAAAACTCCCTGCATCCGGTTCCATGTTTCCACTGAGAATCTCGAAGAGGATCGTCTTTGCATAGTGGTTCGGCCCTACAAAGGCTACCTTGTCGTCTGCGTTGAGTACCATGGAGAAGTTGTCCAGAATCTTCTCGCCTTCAATGGTCTTGCTCAGGCCCTTGACCTCGAGAATCTTCTTCCCTACCTCCCGTTCGGGCTTGAATGCCACATAGGGAAATCTTCTGCTGGACGGCTTGATATCGTCAATGGTGAGCTTATCGATCAGTTTCTTACGGCTCGTTGCCTGTTTTGCCTTTGCCACGTTGCTGCTGAACCGTTGGATGAATTCCTTCAACTCTGAAATCTTCTCTTCCCTGCGCTTTTTCTGGTCCTTCATCTGCTTTGCAGCAAGCTGGCTTGAGAGGTACCAGAAATCGTAGTTACCGACATACAGCTGAATCTTGCCGAAGTCAATGTCTGCAATATGGGTACACACAGTGTTCAGGAAGTGACGGTCGTGGCTTACCACAATGACGGTGTTGTCAAAGTTGGAGAGAAACTCTTCAAGCCAGTGGATGGATTCAAGGTCAAGGTGGTTGGTGGGCTCGTCAAGCAAGAGAATGTCCGGGTTGCCGAACAGTGCCTGTGCAAGCAGGACACGAACCTTGATGTTGTCCTCAACCTCATTCATCATCTTCTGCTGCATCTCTGTGTTGATGCCAAGCCCATCAAGCATCTGTGCTGCCTGGGCTTCGGCTTCCCATCCACCAAGGTCCGCAAAATCACCTTCGAGCTCAGCAGCTCTCAGTCCATCTTCTTCGGTGAAATCTTCCTTCGAGTAGATGGCATCGCGTTCCTTCATGATCGAGTACAACTGCTCATACCCCATGATGACTGTCTCAAGCACGGAATACTCATTGAAAGCGAAGTGATCCTGCCTGAGAACGGCCATGCGCTGGCCGGAGGAGATGATGACCTCCCCGCTATCTGCTTCGATTTCACCACTGAGAATTTTCAGGAAGGTGGACTTGCCTGCCCCATTTGCCCCAATTACCCCATAACAGTTTCCCGGGGTAAACTTTATATTGACTTCCTTGAAGAGTACTTGAGTCCCGTAAGCGAGACCGATGTTTGCAGCTGTAATCATGATTGTGGTTCCTCTTGAATAGTATCCGAAAAAAAAGAGCAACCTGCAAGGCTGCCCCTTCCATATAAACTATAGTTCCTAGGGGAATCGAACCCCTATTTAGAGACTGAGAATCTCCTGTCCTAACCATTAGACGAAGGAACCGGTGCCTGGGATGGAGGGATTCGAACCCCCAAAGGCAGAACCAGAATCTGCAGTGTTACCATTACACTACATCCCAATGTCAAAATCCTGTCGTAGGATACGGAAATGTGTTTACTTTGTCAAGTACATGCAGGAATTTCTTCCTACTCTCCGTGATACTCCTGCAAAACGTCCACAGGATGTCCTTCAAGCACTTTTTCATAGTTCAGGAACGGTAACCCGATCACTCCCAGGAATCCTTCAACAAGAGCCCCATATTCCTTGAATATGGTAGCGGCTGCCTGCAAGGTACCCCCGGTTGCAATAAGGTCATCGACGAACAGGACATGGGACCCTTTTTCGATATCCACTTCCTGGACACATACCATGTCAGAGCCGTATTCGAGATCAAACCGTTTCTTGACGGTCTTGTTCGGCAACTTCCCGGGCTTCCTGACAAGAATCAAGGGAAGGGAGAGTCGTTCGGCCAAGGGGGCTGCAAAGACGAATCCACGAGCTTCGACGGCTGCAATGGCGTCAATCTTCCGTCCCTTACAGAGTTCCTCCAGGCGATCGATACAGTAACGGAAAGCCTCCGGCACTGCAAGAATACCAGTAATGTCATAGTACAGAACTCCCTGCTTCGGAAAATCGGGAACTTTTCTGATTACACTGTCCAGATCATAGTTAGTGTCCATAGAACCTCTCACTTGGCGTATTGTTTCTTAAATGCTGTAACCCGGGCACTTGGTGCCTCGGAAAAATCACTTCTTATCCCATCCTGGAGATACCGGTAGGCAAGGGCAGCTATCATGGCACCATTGTCGGTACAGAGCTTCAGTGAGGGGAAGGAGACCTCATAGCCACCCTCCTGCAGGGAGAGCAGTTCACTTCTCAGGTAGCTGTTCGCAGCAACCCCGCCCCCGGCACTCAATCGACTAAGCCCTGTTTCCTTCAATGCCTGACGTACCCGTTTCATCAACATATTCACAGCAGCTCGCTGGAATGATGCTGCAATATTCTCAGGGCTCTTCTCACTCTCTCCATCCCAGAAGCTGTCGAGCTGGTTGATCACGGCTGTCTTCAAACCACTGTAGGAGATATCATACGGATGGTCCATGACATTGAGCTTTGGGCCGGGAAACAAAAAAGCAACAGGATTGCCTGTCCTTGCCAAACGGTCAATGGCAATCCCTCCAGGATACCCAAACCCGTAGTGCTTGGCGACCTTGTCGAAGGCTTCCCCGATTGCATCGTCTATTGTTGTTCCCAGGACCTCAATGGTATCGTAGTCATCAACGCGGCAGATTACCGTATGTCCCCCTGAGACCAGTACCCCAAGATATGGATAGTCCAAGGGATGTTCAATCTGGGATGCATACAGGTGCGCCCTGATATGATCGATGGTGATAAAGGGAAGGTTCAGGGAAGCAGCAAAGCCCTTGGCAAAGCTTACCCCGACAAGCAGGGACCCCAAGAGTCCAGGACGGCTGGTAACAGCTACTGCATCAATGTCATTGACGGTGAGATGGGCCTTATCAAGGGCCGATTGCACAACCTGGCCAATCCATTCAGTGTGGAGCCGGCTGGCTAGTTCAGGGACAACGCCCTCATAGGGTTTATGGAGTTCAATCTGGGTTGCAATGATATTACTGAGGATGGTATGCCCATCCTCCACCAGGGAAGCACTGCACTCATCACATGATGTCTCGATACCAAGGACGATCATAGATCCTCCAAGTCATAATCATCATCAAGCAATGCATAGTCCTCCGCTGTGAAGTTGATTACTTTCTCACTGACCAACGGTGCAATATCCTTGAGCTCAAAACCGTACTCCAAGGCATTAGGAAACATGTCCAACAAAAATTGGGCGACATCCGGCTGCCACCCTACCCCAACTTTGGTA
This sequence is a window from uncultured Sphaerochaeta sp.. Protein-coding genes within it:
- a CDS encoding ATP-binding cassette domain-containing protein, translating into MITAANIGLAYGTQVLFKEVNIKFTPGNCYGVIGANGAGKSTFLKILSGEIEADSGEVIISSGQRMAVLRQDHFAFNEYSVLETVIMGYEQLYSIMKERDAIYSKEDFTEEDGLRAAELEGDFADLGGWEAEAQAAQMLDGLGINTEMQQKMMNEVEDNIKVRVLLAQALFGNPDILLLDEPTNHLDLESIHWLEEFLSNFDNTVIVVSHDRHFLNTVCTHIADIDFGKIQLYVGNYDFWYLSSQLAAKQMKDQKKRREEKISELKEFIQRFSSNVAKAKQATSRKKLIDKLTIDDIKPSSRRFPYVAFKPEREVGKKILEVKGLSKTIEGEKILDNFSMVLNADDKVAFVGPNHYAKTILFEILSGNMEPDAGSFEWGVTTSLSYFPKNNAHLFNEHVSITDWLRTYSSDKDDTYIRSFLGRMLFSGDEALKDCTVLSGGEKVRVVLARMMLEQANCMILDEPTSHLDLEAITALNDGLIEFSGVLLFNSHDHQFVESIANRIVEFTPSGVIDRLIGFEDYFNDESIKVLRDEMYSGSHHAMAL
- a CDS encoding adenine phosphoribosyltransferase; its protein translation is MDTNYDLDSVIRKVPDFPKQGVLYYDITGILAVPEAFRYCIDRLEELCKGRKIDAIAAVEARGFVFAAPLAERLSLPLILVRKPGKLPNKTVKKRFDLEYGSDMVCVQEVDIEKGSHVLFVDDLIATGGTLQAAATIFKEYGALVEGFLGVIGLPFLNYEKVLEGHPVDVLQEYHGE
- the tsaD gene encoding tRNA (adenosine(37)-N6)-threonylcarbamoyltransferase complex transferase subunit TsaD, producing the protein MIVLGIETSCDECSASLVEDGHTILSNIIATQIELHKPYEGVVPELASRLHTEWIGQVVQSALDKAHLTVNDIDAVAVTSRPGLLGSLLVGVSFAKGFAASLNLPFITIDHIRAHLYASQIEHPLDYPYLGVLVSGGHTVICRVDDYDTIEVLGTTIDDAIGEAFDKVAKHYGFGYPGGIAIDRLARTGNPVAFLFPGPKLNVMDHPYDISYSGLKTAVINQLDSFWDGESEKSPENIAASFQRAAVNMLMKRVRQALKETGLSRLSAGGGVAANSYLRSELLSLQEGGYEVSFPSLKLCTDNGAMIAALAYRYLQDGIRSDFSEAPSARVTAFKKQYAK